A genomic window from Anticarsia gemmatalis isolate Benzon Research Colony breed Stoneville strain chromosome 24, ilAntGemm2 primary, whole genome shotgun sequence includes:
- the LOC142983588 gene encoding uncharacterized protein LOC142983588, translating into MVLKSVCVAVLVLCVGSQGSIEGSDPNTIVDVVKNVPNNTERIGRTLHKECNSLLSSKCLKIHVLSFLEDLSSRDELHLLPGLSIVKENGTSNTPSPEEMAAELSRQFPGKPEEKLNRFLLYRLQDYLDGHSLRYKLLDPQTTKEALDAAKGEESTARKKGGLGKGGGGGALLAAALMMKGTLAAAALGALALLAGKALMTALMSLLLSALVGLKGHGEHKSTTYEIITKPEISHHHSHSHEEHHEHEHGHHGGYRRAYDYNSYMPYDTTSS; encoded by the exons ATGGTTCTTAAGAGTGTTTGTGTTGCCGTTCTTGTGTTGTGTGTGGGATCTCAAGGATCTATAGAAGGATCGGATCCGAATACTATAGTTGACGTCGTTAAAAATGTGCCAAATAACACTGAAAGGATTGGAAGAACTTTGCACAAGGAGTGCAACAGTTTGCTGAGTTCTAAATGTCTGAAGATCCACGTGTTGTCCTTTTTGGAGGATCTGAGCTCTCGCGATGAGCTTCATCTTCTCCCTGGACTGAGTATTGTGAAGGAGAATGGTACTTCAAATACTCCAAGTCCTGAAGAAATGGCTGCTGAGCTCTCCCGTCAATTTCCTGGAAAGCCAGAAGAGAAATTAAACCGTTTCCTTTTGTACCGTCTTCAAGACTATCTGGACGGTCATTCCTTGAGATACAAATTGCTGGATCCCCAGACAACAAAGGAGGCTTTAGATGCTGCTAAAGGTGAAGAGTCTACTGCTAGGAAAAAGGGTGGACTTGGTAAAGGAGGCGGCGGTGGTGCCCTTCTTGCCGCTGCTTTGATGATGAAAG gtACACTTGCCGCAGCAGCTCTGGGTGCCTTAGCTCTCCTCGCCGGAAAAGCTCTCATGACTGCCCTTATGTCTCTCCTCCTTTCTGCCCTCGTCGGGCTCAAAGGACATGGTGAACATAAGTCTACTACTTACGAGATCATCACCAAACCAGAGATATCCCATCACCACTCCCACAGCCATGAAGAACACCATGAACATGAACATGGCCATCATGGAGGATATAGACGAGCGTATGATTATAATAGCTATATGCCTTATGATACTACTAGTAGTTAA
- the LOC142983726 gene encoding uncharacterized protein LOC142983726 isoform X2: protein MYKLFFLVIVASVVALPNPDEGKVEKVQAIKKDCANGILNPACLKLGAITLLEKLNNKDEVALISGVSLVKEGGKSNYEGVATDLARSLSSDPDDKLDKSLLYHVGSFLDSHSVKLRLLDDSAVEEAKTAIEEGRGRKKKGGMGGLFAMAAMMKGTLISIALGALALLAGKALVTAMMSLLLSAIIGIKSLSGGQKSTTYEIVSKPVYTHSHSHSTAHEDVGGYGHSGYGRNLKVRRR, encoded by the exons atgtacaaattattCTTCTTAGTTATCGTCGCTAGTGTGGTGGCTCTCCCAAATCCCGATGAGGGAAAAGTGGAAAAAGTTCAAGCTATCAAAAAGGATTGTGCAAATGGAATTTTGAATCCTGCGTGTTTAAAACTTGGAGCTATTACCCTGCTGGAGAAGCTGAACAACAAGGATGAAGTGGCTTTGATTTCTGGTGTTAGTCTCGTGAAGGAAGGTGGAAAATCTAACTATGAAGGAGTTGCTACTGATCTTGCGAGATCCTTGTCAAGTGATCCTGACGACAAGCTGGACAAGTCCTTGCTGTACCATGTCGGAAGCTTCCTGGACAGTCATTCCGTGAAGTTGAGGCTCCTGGACGACTCTGCCGTGGAAGAAGCCAAGACCGCCATCGAAGAAGGCCGTGGCAGGAAGAAGAAGGGAGGCATGGGAGGACTCTTCGCTATGGCTGCAATGATGAAAG GTACTCTCATCTCCATCGCGCTTGGTGCCCTCGCTCTCCTTGCCGGCAAAGCCTTAGTCACCGCCATGATGTCCCTCCTTCTCTCTGCAATCATCGGCATCAAATCTCTTTCTGGAGGTCAAAAGTCCACCACATATGAGATCGTCTCTAAGCCTGTTTACACCCACTCCCATTCACACTCAACAGCTCATGAGGATGTTGGTGGGTACGGACACTCAGGTTACGGAAGAAACCTGAAAGTCAGGAGGCGTTAA
- the LOC142983726 gene encoding uncharacterized protein LOC142983726 isoform X1 yields the protein MYFISILFMTTAVFALPSPEISDTVKNQVEPTAETAARAFGKDCTNGIFSPTCLKIEAISMLEKLSVKEELQLLPGISIVKEPANENGSKVDEFAAELARSFPSKPDERLDKYLLYRLGNYLDTHTVKLKLLDEGAAEEARALVGEARGKGGLGGKKGGLGGLMAAGLLMKGTLISIALGALALLAGKALVTAMMSLLLSAIIGIKSLSGGQKSTTYEIVSKPVYTHSHSHSTAHEDVGGYGHSGYGRNLKVRRR from the exons ATGTATTTCATATCAATATTGTTCATGACGACAGCAGTATTCGCACTGCCTAGTCCAGAAATAAGTGACACGGTAAAAAACCAAGTGGAACCTACAGCCGAAACTGCAGCAAGAGCTTTTGGCAAGGATTGCACTAATGGGATCTTCAGCCCTACGTGCTTAAAAATAGAGGCCATTTCGATGCTTGAGAAATTAAGTGTTAAAGAAGAACTTCAATTACTACCTGGTATTAGTATAGTAAAGGAGCCTGCTAATGAAAATGGAAGTAAAGTTGATGAGTTCGCTGCGGAACTGGCGAGGTCGTTTCCTTCGAAACCTGACGAACGATTGGACAAATATTTGCTGTATCGGCTTGGGAATTACTTGGACACACATACTGTGAAGTTGAAATTGCTTGATGAGGGAGCTGCTGAAGAAGCCAGGGCTTTGGTTGGTGAAGCGAGGGGTAAAGGAGGTCTTGGAGGAAAGAAAGGTGGATTAGGAGGTCTGATGGCCGCTGGTTTGCTGATGAAAG GTACTCTCATCTCCATCGCGCTTGGTGCCCTCGCTCTCCTTGCCGGCAAAGCCTTAGTCACCGCCATGATGTCCCTCCTTCTCTCTGCAATCATCGGCATCAAATCTCTTTCTGGAGGTCAAAAGTCCACCACATATGAGATCGTCTCTAAGCCTGTTTACACCCACTCCCATTCACACTCAACAGCTCATGAGGATGTTGGTGGGTACGGACACTCAGGTTACGGAAGAAACCTGAAAGTCAGGAGGCGTTAA